DNA sequence from the Armigeres subalbatus isolate Guangzhou_Male chromosome 1, GZ_Asu_2, whole genome shotgun sequence genome:
CGAAAGGAATTGCCAAGATTCATTTTAATTTGCCCAGCTTGCTAGTCGGCCACGTCGTGGTCCGAAAACCGTTATTGCGGAATCTGTTCTCTACACATTCAATTTAATAATCGAGCCACAAACACTTTATTCATTCCTCAAAACTATTCCGATTCAAACTATCTCACGGCATTTATAcacaaaattgagttgactcaGCAACTCCAAAGACCGCATTGCGCTGCGAATCAATAACAAACACTAATTTTCCGATCGCATTTACACAATTTCACTTTAACTTACGTCGGTTCCAGTTGTGCGTATGATACCACTCGCCCCTCTCAGCCACACCACATGttgcaaaattatttaattactcTTAAAATTTCGGTTGTAGTGACAACTACAAGTCCCAACCGACTCCTGCTGACCGTTGGTGGTGGGCGGGTATGCGGTACGATGCCGAGAGCACGGCCTGCTGCGAGCTGCGATCAGCCAGATGATCGACGGCAAACGATGCGATGATCGCCCGATGCGAATCCATCCTACCCAGGCTTGGGTTTTCGGCTGCAGCTGCTGCTGGTCGATATTTGCCTATCGACGGGAACTTTCTGAACTCGATGTGACGAACGGCGGCTCTTTTATAGTGCATAGGTAGAGAAAATGCGCTCTACATTGCTCGGTGGCAACGTTtgaatcgtatgtattttttatttacttgAATGAGGATGGGCAAAATTGCACTGTggcttaaaattgaaatttctttaaacaaaACTATTACAAGGGTAATAATTCCGAATCGCCTAGCCCATCTCGTCACTCTACCCCGAAACTCAAGCATGGCTGCAGAATTGACGGAGCTTCTTCCAGAGATCCGAGTATAAATCATTCATCATCAGGTGTCCACAGCTTTACGATGCAGAACGAAAATACTTTTTCACTCTTCTTGTCCAATATCGATAGCAGCGTTGAGGAGAACGATGTTTGTAATATGGTTGAACAATCGCTCGGAATAAACAACTCAGAGCAGATTGACATTGTTAAACTGACGCcgagaaggaattttcaaaatcgTTTGCTGTATACATCGTATAAAATCGTTATGGAAAAAAGCTACAAATGGAAAGCACTAAATGCTAATACTTGGCCTATTGATATTATGTTTCGCGAATTTGTCGAATTTCCGCGACGAACATGGAAGCCTATTTAGCTATAACTTGTTTGTGATAGTATGTATTAACAATATCAACCACATCTATCGATATTTACTAGAGTGGGGCTtagttatatgaaaaaaaaaacgcaaacttcatttCATCCAATTAAGCATTACATGAATTGTGATATTGTTGTACGAATTTAATTGTATAGTgtaattgttattattttgtgtGTATCGTTAAAGTTGTAACAGTTTGTAAATATTTCATCTCATGCATCATTGGGGCTTAAATCAGCCTGTTGATGttttatcaaataaataaataaataaataaacattgactccacctctcgtttattcaaacatccatcaagtgtaaccacggtatacagaaaccaaggtaggctcgttagaaaaatgacacttcgaatgtgacgcatattttatcgccacatgttggagtacaaaagtaagcatgctgcgaccgtatagcatcgtctcggtccagcttgtgcgaagatagcagtgacgtcacatgtttacattcaaactgaatgtttacatacgtgatgagcctgccttgttttttgtatgccgtgaagTGTAACCAACAGCTgcatgaacaatcaatttattcgaccaacaatatcacacacgaacgaccgaagcgccaacttgagcaccaaccaacaaaaaatatatgggggttagtgcaacttcactacaaatgctcaaacgtgttcggcgaaccttgactccgcctccgacaactcaaaccaaaatcaaaccgttttaatttttttcaaccgagtcgccaactgtcaaatggttgttcgaacaacttcacatacGTTTAAACAAaccagcaaccgaagcgttttcttgggggcggagtcaatgttcgtcaaactgcttgactggtgtgtacgttgcattatggAAATCGGTCAAGCAATTCGACTCAACATTGACTCCCTCCGTTTATTCAATCATCCAATTTCAACAATCATCGTTTATCTTGTTAAATAAATGGTTACGTTCAGTAAACTGAAAGCGATTGGGGCGGAGTCACGCCTTGTCAAATAGCTTGACTGGTGTACGCAgcattatgcaacgtacacaccagtcaagcagttcgacgaacattgactccgcccccacgaAAACGcttggttgctgctttgtttgaacgtgtgtgaagttgttcgaacaaccatttgacagttggcggcctggttggaaaaaaataaacggtttgattttggtttgagttgtcggggtggagtcaaggttcgccgaacatgtatgagcatttgtagtgaagttgcacaaacccccatatattttttgatggttggtgctcgagttggtgcttcggtcgttcgtgtgtgatattgttggtcgaataaattgattgttcgtgtcgctgttggtaaaactggataaatgtttgaataaacgagaggtggagttaatgttagtcaaactgcttgaccgtgtgtacgttccattagacaCGCAGTCTTGAAATATGTAATCCCAGTCAACATGTGATAAATACTCATTCatgtcaacaaaatcaatctTATTGAACTCATACAAAACGCTTTCAGAAGAGTCTCGAAAATGCTGACAAGGGCTAATATTCAAACTTATCATGTCAGGAAGATGATGTCTGCTGTTTTGACCAAGCGGCGATGGGGCTTGTTGAACTCTGCATTCCGTACAAAGTCCATTGCATGAAGCATAATTCGAGAATGCGATTGTTCTCGTTTTCGATGTCCATAATTTGTCCGAGACCGACTGATGAAGGATCGAGAGGAAATCGGAAAAAGGGAACCATAAGAATTTTGTTTCTAGGAAATCAAGCTCAAATTGAAATCTCCTAAAACAACGACGTTGTCTCTTGGTGTCAGCTACAAAACAATTCAGTTGATATATTTCTCAGTTAAGTTATCGTCATTCATCATATCAAGCGGAAAGTAAACTACGCATATGAACAACGAGGCTTCAACAAACAGCTAGCAGGACGCCGCCCCCGGTTGATGCTATTCAATAGCGAGCGATCTTGTCTGTACACGGAGTATGATCTTGTATATCTATAGTCAACAGAGAATCCAATAGCAGCCAGAGATTTTGTGGAAGGTCACGACCACCCAGACTGCGCGTGGTAGAATTAGACCCGGGCACTCTAAAGTTCAGGGAAACTGGAGAAACATCGCCTAAGACCAAAGACGATTATTGAGCTCGGAAATCTTTAGGTATTGTTGAAGGAGTTCTTTCGAAATAACTATCAACGCATTTATACGGATACAGTTTATTTGCCATACATTGTGGAAATGTGATGCTATATGAAATAATGTTTTTAAGTATAATCGCTTAATGCGAACCTTTCCCAGCATCTACAAAAAAAACTGGGTTTAAAGTTCATAACTTAAAACACCAAgtcacgctcttggctcatgttatATTCAAAATACATATCCGGTCTGAATCAAAAATGGAAATATAAAAGGCATGGGCATTAGAAAAGTGGATTTTGATAATTACGCTGAGATTGGAACTAACCTTTGTCATTTTTGTTtgttcgctcaatcgattctttaccTTTTGTTAAGATCTTCTTTTAAAAAGAACCAATATTTTTATGCCGCAAACtatttctaaatttaaaacaaaaaatcaaacaagtgctGCAGCGTGAACCAGCCAGAAAAATTGGCCCGATGTTGCTCCAAAATCGGAATATGCATGAAACATGGCCGTCGTTTCCTTTCAGTAGTCGCGAATTGCATAGAATAGAACAGTCCCAGGGATTCATGTCGATGTTGCTTCCACAAATGGTGTAAAAGTACTCTAAGCAATATCGCAAATACAATATAgttgaaatatatttttcaagAGATTCAAGATTATAATTAACACTTTTAGGCAAATATTGGATTATGATTTAAATATTGAATGAATAAGTTCTGAGCCTAGTCCATGTAAAATGAAGTGTTCAATACAATTAGTAATCTTTAGATAATACTTACACATAATTCCACCATTTACGGATAAGCAATTCCATCCCGCGTGTAAGTGAAAACGATGGTGCGGATCAACCCATCGCGTACCGACTCCGACGGTGAACCGACGCAGAACGTGAAGCAAACGTTATCGCAGTTGACCTTCGCCACCGACTGGCTGACCGGGTACCATCCGACCTTATTGAACACAACGCCGATCTTGTACATCTTATGCCGCTGGATGAAAACAGGGCGATCGAACGCAATCTCCAGCATCGAATTGTACTGCACGCGCTGATTGCAGTGCGTATAGGTCAGCCGCGATCCGTGGGCATCGAGGAGGTGAGCGTAGAGCAATTCCGAGTAGCGGTCATTTCCCACGATCGTTGAGCTCTGCACCTGCGTCGGGACTTCAATTCCTGTAATGCACACTGATCGGTCCACGATGAATGTCAAAGAGCAATCCAAAACCGAAGTGTTCAAGCATTCCGTCTGTTGGCGTATGATTCGACGGCAATAATATTTGCGATCATAATTCGGATCGTTGCTGCGTAATTCATCGAGATAGTCTGGGAAAAAATCTGGATCCGGTGGGGTAGCAGGGTGTGCCGCTAGAACAGGAGCCGGAGCAGGAGCTGGGACGTTTTGCGATGGCAATGGGGCTGGCTGTGGCGGGGGAACATGTTGTGGGAACATTCCACTCGGACCACCAGATGTTCCAGGGCGGTGACCCATTGTAGGGACATTGGTGCTCGGTCCGGCCATCGGGCTTGCCGGTGTTGAATCGGAAAATGCGTTTCTTGGATTCTTGTTGGTGGTAAAACCCTCCGGCATTGGATAGCAACTGTTGGACGTTGAAATGTTCATCAAGATGGCAAATGCTTCCGATTGCGTTAATAAGTTAGTACGAGCCGGTCCTTCAGCGAATTGCTGCGGGTTCAGTGAAAGGAACCGGATTCGTCGAATGGCATCACGAATAGTGGGTAGTTCCTGTTGCCGACCAGTGTTTACCAGTGGGATAGGAGCGGTTTGCTGGTCGTTATTTCCGTTAGGTATATTTTGATTCCCTCCAGCCCGTTGGACATTCGAAGGACCTGCTTAAACCGTAAGGGAAGATTGTGGAAAACATACTTGATCCTGACCGTTGCTCGAAGGATTAGATTCTGGGTTACGGCTTGCGCAAAGTCCGTGCTTTTCGGCGTACTTGTTGATAGCCCAGAATAGGTTCAGTTCGGAATCGATGTTCAATACATCCTGATCCAGAATCGTGATAATCGTGCTTAGTTCGACATCTTCGAAACTTGAATCCTGGATCACGTCAATGGTTTTTGTGCACATTATTTGTAAGCATTTTTCCATCAAGCGTGGTTCCTCGAATAGTTTGGCAAATTCGTAGGCACGGCATACGTTCTTGGGACAAAGATCCGACCATAGGAAAGTAATGCACTGCTCAACGACATGCGGCAGCATGTACTTCTTTGCTCCGTAGCATAATtcgcaagctctgtcgacggaATTTATATTTATCTTATCGGTGTAGATATATCTGGAAACGAAGGAAAATTATATAATGGCTGCCATTTCCATAAACGATTTTTGTGAGAGTCCCTGGAAACCTGTCAAATACTTACTCTAACAACGATTTGAACGCTGATGGATCAATATCCAGTATCGGTATCGGATCGTTCTTCTCCGCTAGCCCCCCGTAAAACATGGCCTCAAACACGGGCGAAGCCATGGCGAGAATCAGCTTGTGCCCGGCTAGCATCTGATGATTCGGTTCCTGACCGACCAGGAAATGACAATCGGCCCACTTGCCGGTTTCCAGCAGGTACTGGCCTCGGGATTTGATGTCATGGCGTGATATCTGCCAATCGATAATTGGGTCCATTTTATCCTACTACGTCCTTGTTTTGGTTTGACGAACCAAGGGTTTTTCACTGCTATTCGTCTAAAAGTGGATGTTTCCAGTTTTTTATATAGTTCACATGAAAATACCTTCAATAATTGATAATTATTGGTAATAATCAATCAGCAAATTTTATTATTCACCTATATTTATTATGATTCAATAGATTACACAAAATCCgacaacaaagttttttttttttttttttttgcttgtttGTCTGGCTAAGACCAGTGTTGGTCCATCTAGCCGCTGCTATCTGTTCTGTGTTTGCTTGGTTGCTTCTTGGTTTTGCCGGTTTTTATTTCTGTGGTCGTTCGGAAAGCCGTTAGTGGCCGTTATATTTCCGTTTTggttttctttaggaattctgttATCGCTTTGAGTTCTGCTTCTTTTCCGTCTTTGAGTATTTCGGCTAACGGTTTGTATGATTCCAGTATGCTATATTGTGGCCTGATGACAGCCCACTTGATGCAATGGTACAGGATATGGTCTAAcgtttcttcttcttggcatagGTCACAGTTGGTGTCTGCAATCCATCCCCAGCTTCCTTTTCTGTCCTTTGTCATACAGTGGTTTGAACGAATTCTATTCAATGTTATCTTCTCGTCGGTTGTTAGTGCCATGTTTTTGAACCAGATTTTTCGTCCCGGTACCTTCGCAAATTCAAAATGTAGTTTTCCTTTTGTCTCCGATATCAGTGTGTACTGTTCACTCCTCCTTCCAAATAGTGTATTCTGCTAATCTTATCGTGTCTTCCATCGTCAGTTTTTCAAAGTTGGTTTGTTGTCCTTCTGTTGCTTTCACTGCTAGTTGGTCTACTGCCTCATTCCAGCGTATTCCTACGTGGCTAGGTACCCATTGTACAAAAATCTGTTGCTTCGTGTTTTCTGCCTGGACTATGTCGTTGCTGATCTCTCTGACTATGTGATTCGTTTCTGTGTACTTCTTAGCTTGCAGCATTTTGCATGCACTTCTGGAGTCTGTGACTATTACGGTGTTTTTGTAGTTATTCCTTCTGCACATTTTTACTGCTTCTCTTATTGCTATCAGTTCTGCGTTGGTTATGCTTGTATTTGGGTTGATTTTCTCTGTCAAGTGTTCTGCTTTTTCCGTGTCTAGCACTGCAATTGCtgttccttctttattcttcgcTGCGTCTGTGTAGATCTTTTTCGAATTACAGTATCTCGTGTTCATCAACTCTCTTACTGCCTGCTGCCATTTGTGCTGGTTGACGTCCGTCTTCTTGTCATTTATGCCCGGAATTGAATCGCGTACTGCGTCCTTTTTTCGTTTCCAGGTTGTCGTTTTTGTCGTGCATTGCTCTGTTCTGTTTGCTAGTTGTGCTATGATGTCCTCGTGTTCTACTATTAGTTGTGTAATATATGTTCCGTTGCTTTTCTTTTCCTGTATTGCCTTCTCCAGAAAACTTTTGTTCGGGTTTCTACTTTGTAGCGTTTTGATGACATCCTTCAGGGTTAGCCACTTCACTCTGCTTGCCATTGGGGGAAGTCCGCTGTCCGCCAACAGAGTGCAAGCAGAGTGAAGTGACAACAAAGTTTTTCATTCAAAAACAAAGTTTCTGACTTCAGTTTTTGACACCTTGTGTGGgtgcacggaagaaataaactacccaaaaaAGATTTTAATCCACCCAACTTTACAAGTAGATCAAACAACctaaaattttgagttgttttacacgttaaaaaaattcaattttatttatagaaaatcggaaatttgttttcaataaaattaaaatatctgcagttatcagacgtcgcaactcaaaTTGACTTCTCCAAATGAAAAGTGTGCGTGTTTTGCTGCAACtggattaccacccacttttattttatacatcCTACATAGTGGCATTAGTGTTGGTGATTCTGGCTTTGGAGAAGTCAATAAAtagattagtgcgcatgatagaaCATCCttgcgtgcatgatgcgcactactaatgacaTCATTCGAACTGTCGCGACTCGcagcgagtgctcaatcgcgcggtccggtttggtggcggcccgagAATAATACTTAAACTCGGGTTGGAACTTTCAGCTTAAAATTGGCTTTCCCCAACGGTCCAAACTACACGGTTAAAAAagtaggtacttttcactcaaattggaagtTCATCGCaagaacccaaaattaagtaattttttcttgaaattaagtaaaatttacttaatattaagtgtaatatacttaattttaaatagaagctaatcaaaagttatgtaaatttcactcaacttttgtaaacatgagattacttatCGTTGGGTTCCCACTTCTTcactgcccttgttgagtggttttgctcttcattttatgcgACAACAAAGTGAAGAGGGAacgggagatgcaagagaaaaaaagtacctaaaattaggtatttTTTTCTAGACGTGTAGGTGAATTTAAgttaattttgagttgtttgagCTTCATTTTGGGTAGATGAATTTAACCGTGTACTCAAGGAGGAGTAACGGGAGTAACGCTAATatcgacacggttgtttcataagcgccaatgtcgcaaacgtaaacaatgccttttcctgcaaattcctcaacaactaggaccgctcccaACTAACAAacacttggaactggtggcgctccgcgccttctatcgaacggaagaggaaaataccgccagaagtctctaatcttcctgaaatcagcaaaagaattcaatgtttacgtttgcgactttcgcccttttgaaacaataATGTCGATGTTTTTAAACTCCCATTGTTGGCTAGCGTATAGCTGCCAGCGCGCATCTTTCTTCTCAGCAACCTTATTCACTCATGAGGACCGACGTGACAGGTAACATCAACGGCTGTACGGATGGGTAAGAACACAAACAGAAGAAAGGAAACAAATCACTAAATTGAATTGAAGACAGCGTGTGAATTTCTTATCCTAAATCAATTATAAATAATACTTAACTACCCTATAACTATTAGTGCTACAATCAATCTATTTACAAGCTTAGTACTAGGTAATGataatgaaattatgaaaacaTGAATTCCTTAACATAATGAACTTAAATCCTAGATTCTTTCCACCAAGTAGCAGAAACCAACCTAACCCTAATCTACTTATGCTGTAAAGTGCACAATCACGGTATGAAACATGAGTGAATTCCTTGAACAAATCCAAATTCTATTCTAATTAGTAGACACGACAGACAGATTTCGACAAGACAGACTACGACTGACAAACTACGAACGATCATAAAGGGGACTAAACGTAAGTTGACTATGTCCAAACATACGattcataaaattatttatttgcatAAGATTAACAAAAACTGATGTGGAACATACAAACATATAGATAAATACTACACTAAAAATGATTACATTAACACAATTTTTGTACAAATTACCCTCCCCATCAGGAAAATTATAATAGACCGTAAAACAGCACCAAATTCCTGTGTTTTAATACGGCGGTAATAATTGCGGAATTAACTTCTTCAGTCCCGTTGTTACGAAACCAACATATTATAATTTTCGTTTATCGGTCTGTCAACGAAAATGTCGCGTCTCGAGGTGCCGGTTAAGGAAAAGGTTTCAAAGAAGCCAAAAGGTGGAAAGTCGAAGACGAGCGTAGAAGAAATTGTGAGTGGTGAAGTAGTGGTAGTGGTCACGGATGATCCAGAAAAGGCGTTAGAAGAACGTACAGTGGTTGGTCGAACCTGTAAATCCTGTAAGGGTCTGGATAATGAGGAGATGGTGCAATGCGACAAGTGTGATAAATGGCATCATTTAGCTGCGTTGGAGTCACAGAGGAAGTAGAGGACCATAGTTGGAGTTGTCGAAATCCAAAATGCGTATCTGCAGCATGGGTCCGACGAGAGGGTTCAACTTCCAGCAAAATCTTCAACCAGTTGGTGAACCGAAGAGCAGTAAAGCAGCACCACATCCGAAGCAACCGAAGGAGTTAAACGCCGTGGATAAGATCAACCCACAAGCAACAGGAGCCGAGCATGGTGGCAAGGATCGCGACGACAAGAGATCTGAAAACAATCTGTCGCAAACGTCATCTCGTAGGACTGCCCGCAAGTTGCTGGAACTACAAATGCAGAAGTTAGAGGAAGAGCAAAGTCTGGCGAAAGAGTTTCTGGAGCGAAAGTACGCCCTCCTGGAAGAAATGGCCAGTGAAAAGGGTTCCACGTCTAGTTGCAGTATGAGCCGTGTACACGAATGGCTGCATGACAACATTGGTCAACAAGAACGCGCCTCAATTCATCCCGACACATTCAATCCGTCCCAGCATTCTACGCAAAATCATTATCAAGCGACGGTTGTTCAACCAAGAATAACAACAAACCATCATCGTTCGGTGCGGCAGGATAATCAGACCGTTGGCGCAGGGCGGACGCTTTCCTTGAGAGAAGCCTCCAGTGTGGTTATTCGACCGAATATTCCTTCGGCATATAGCCATGGCAATCGACGCATCAACGAAGAAGTACAAGCATCGATGCAAGCACAGCATTATTACGCACGAGCGCTGGGGGGCACAGATCCCAACACCGTACGGTAGGAGTAACTGAGGCGGAGAGCTACGCAATACCTCCAATTGAGCAGTCAGGAGGAAATCAAAGATTCTTTTCCGGCGAAATTGCGTCGCTCACGAAAACTCAGCTGGCGGCTCGCCAAGCTATATCAAAGGATCTTCCAAACTTTTCCGGAAAGCCAGAAGAGTGGCCTATATTCTTCGCATCTTACACTAATACAACTGCCATGTGTGGTTTTACGGATGCAGAAAATGCGGTAAGGCTACAAAAGTGCTTATCAGGAAAAGCCTACGATGCCGTCAAAAGCCGTTTGATGCATCCTTCAAACGTGGGAGGAGTCATTTCGACACTTCGTATGCGGTTTGGGCAGCCGGAAGCTATCATCCATTCGTTAATAACCAAAATAACGATGTTGCCAGCCTTGAGAGAAGATAGACTCGAAACTATAATGGATTTCGCAGTTGAAGTCCAAAATTTCTGCGCTACAGTGGACGCATGCCAGCTGGAAGAGCATATGTATAACGTGTCGTTATTACATCAGCTGGTTAGTAGACTGCCTCCGACAATCAAGCTAGATTGGGCCAAATATCGTCAGACGCTTCCTAGAGTAAATCTAGCCACCTTTGGAAACTGGATTTATTCACTGGCTGAGGCTGCCAGCACGGTGACAATCCCAGGCATTCAAGAGCCGAAGTGTGTAAGAAACGAAACGCGTCCTGCTAGGAAAGGTACTGGATTCCACAATGCACATCTAGAATCACCTTCATTCGATCGCGTACTGCGACCGGAAGGCTATCGCAAAGCGACGGCCGTTGACTGCCCGGTATGTAAGCAAAGTTGCAAGTCTGTTGAAAAGTGCAAGCAGTTTCTAGAACTATCGCGAGATTCTCGGTGGGCTGTTATCCGCGACTTCAATCTCTGTCGGCGCTGTTTGGGAAAGCATAATGGCGGTTGTAAGGCCAAGGCTTGTGGGAAGGACGGCTGTACCAGAAAACATCATGAACTTCTGCACAACGAGAAAAGGATAGAGAAGGAGACTGTTTCTAACCCAAGTGATCCTAAGCCAGGCACCAGTTCCTCAAGACATGATTGTAACATTCATCGGTCCAGTTCAAGCGCTGTACTATTTCGCTACTTGCTGGTGACTTGCCTTTCTAGATGAGGGATCAAAGCTTAGTCTGATGGATCAGGATCTTGCGGACGAGCTCGACTTAGATGGAGTAGAAACGCCATTATTTCTTCGGTGGACCGGTGGCACTGAACGCTGCGAAGAAGAGTCCCGTATCACGACAATCACAATTGCAGGAACCCACGATGGAGCGAAGAGATTCAAGCTGGACGGAGTACGCACGGTGAAGGAGCTACAACTGCCAAAACAATCTTTGAACGTGGGCAGAATGAAGCAACAGAACTCATACTTACGCGGTTTACCTATTGATTCGTATGAAGATGCTCGCCCCAGAATTTTGATAGGTCTACAACACGCACACGTAAGTCTGGTCCTGCAGAGCCGAGAGGGGAAGCAAGATCAGCCTATAGCCATAAAAACACGTTTGGGATGGACCATTTGTGGCGGAAGCTGTGGGGAAAACGTTCCTAGTATGGTACATTATTCGTTCCATGTTGGCTCACGTGACGATCATTCCGATGAGGACTTGCATCGAGCAATGAAAGAGTACTTTTCCATCGACAGTCTTGGAGTGATGAAGTCAAGCGAAACCCTACTTTCTTCCGATGATCAGCGAGCTTGTAGAA
Encoded proteins:
- the LOC134205392 gene encoding LOW QUALITY PROTEIN: uncharacterized protein LOC134205392 (The sequence of the model RefSeq protein was modified relative to this genomic sequence to represent the inferred CDS: substituted 1 base at 1 genomic stop codon) gives rise to the protein MDPIIDWQISRHDIKSRGQYLLETGKWADCHFLVGQEPNHQMLAGHKLILAMASPVFEAMFYGGLAEKNDPIPILDIDPSAFKSLLEYIYTDKININSVDRACELCYGAKKYMLPHVVEQCITFLWSDLCPKNVCRAYEFAKLFEEPRLMEKCLQIMCTKTIDVIQDSSFEDVELSTIITILDQDVLNIDSELNLFWAINKYAEKHGLCASRNPESNPSSNGQDQVCFPQSSLTVXAGPSNVQRAGGNQNIPNGNNDQQTAPIPLVNTGRQQELPTIRDAIRRIRFLSLNPQQFAEGPARTNLLTQSEAFAILMNISTSNSCYPMPEGFTTNKNPRNAFSDSTPASPMAGPSTNVPTMGHRPGTSGGPSGMFPQHVPPPQPAPLPSQNVPAPAPAPVLAAHPATPPDPDFFPDYLDELRSNDPNYDRKYYCRRIIRQQTECLNTSVLDCSLTFIVDRSVCITGIEVPTQVQSSTIVGNDRYSELLYAHLLDAHGSRLTYTHCNQRVQYNSMLEIAFDRPVFIQRHKMYKIGVVFNKVGWYPVSQSVAKVNCDNVCFTFCVGSPSESVRDGLIRTIVFTYTRDGIAYP